Part of the Choloepus didactylus isolate mChoDid1 chromosome 10, mChoDid1.pri, whole genome shotgun sequence genome is shown below.
CAACACCCAAGGGGGTCCTCTGACAAGGGACAGGCTAGATGAGGTGCTTTATAAGGTTTCTGCACTCCTGGGACCCCTTGGCCTCAGGCTGCCGTCCGTGCAGTGGATGGTGGACTCCAGGGTTCAGGCTGCCATCTGTGCACTGGACGGGGACCCCAGGGGTTCAGGCtgctgtccatgcactggatggTGACCCCAGGGCTCACGCTGATGTCTGTGCACTGGATGGGGACCCCAGGGGTTCAGGCTGACGTCCGTGCACTGGATGGGAACCCCAGGGGCTCTCAGGCCGTGGAGGAAGTCCCCTCCCACTTAACCAGAGACGCTGACGCATGGTCCTAACCGACCGTGGTATTAAACAGCTCTCCCATCATGGGTCCTGGCAGAGGGTGATGCCATCGCCACTGGCTTGACCCCTAGCCCAAGGAACGTGAAGCTGGCGGGGAGGCGACGGCTGTTTCGTGAGGTGGGGATCAGCCCTGGAGGCGGCTGCTCTGCCGCAGACACGCTGGGCCTGGGGAGGACTCAGGGACCAGCTAGGAACCTCAGCAGGAGGCTGGAAACCAGGAGCTGAGCTGACTGGGGGTGACCCCATAAGTCAGCTGTCCTGGAGAACAGGGTGGATTTCCTAGGAGTCTttctacacacacatgcacacatgcacgtaCAAACACGTCGTGTAATCTGCTATGTAGCTTTAGTGCTCCCTCGGCTTCTGTTCCAGACTGGTGGGGAGCGACCTGCCCCTTTTCCTGACGTGGACCAGGGGCCACCTGGGCAGGGGCCTGGTTTGGCTCCCACTGGGATTACTGGCATGGGGAGGGCCTGGGTCACGTGGGAGGGCCTGGGTAATGTGGGGAGGGTGTGTGTCACGTGGGGAGGGCCTGTGTCACGTGGGAGGGCCTGGGTCACGTGGGAGGGCCAGGGTCACGTGGGGAGGGCCTGTGTCACGTGGGAGGGCCTGGGTCACGTGGGAGGACCTGGGTCACGTGGGAGGGCCTGGGTCACGTGGGAGGGCCTGGGTCACGTGGGTCGGGCCTGGGTCCATGGGTGTTCAGCAAGGGTCAGCACGCGAAGGTCCAGGAGGGCAGCGGGTGCGGCTCTGTTCTGCTTGTTTTATCGATGACGCCTGTGACTTTTCAAGGCTGTGGCTGTGAGGGGTTGAGTCGTGGCCCAGGAAGGGTACTGTGGCACCTCAGAGGTGACcctacttggaaatagggtcgtGCAGGCGTCAGCAGGTAGGATGAGGTCACCATGGAGTAGGGGCCCAAACCCTAAAGGACTGGGGTCCTTACGAAGACGAGACACACAGAGAGGAGGAGCCTGTGTGAGACGGGGCAGAGCTGGGGCGACGCAGCCACGAGCCAGGGACGCCCGGGGccctgggagaggcaggaggggcCCCTGAGCCCTGCAGGGAGCAGCCCTGCCCACAGCCTCATTTCTAACTCTGGACCCCAGGatcatgagagaataaattcccgATGCCTCAAGCCACCAAGTTTGCGGTACTTTGTTatgcagccccaggaaactataAAATAAGCCACAATTTCTGTCTTCTGTGTAACATCTGACCTGACATACACATTAAGATGTCTTAATACTGGTGAAGTTTTACTATGTAAAATCCAAATGCTTTCATTCTTCTAGGAAAATATCTACTCTAAATAGATTTTTAAGTGTTAAGCACTCAatattgttcctatttctcagaGTTTGGAAAGCATTCATAAAGAGATGTACCCAGCTGAGGTGGTTCGAAGCTCTACgtgccccagaaaatcatgtttttaaactgaatccattcctgtgggcgtgaaccccCTGCAGGGAGGACCCTGTGACGAGGCAACTTCAGTGCAGGGGTGGCCCAGCCCCATCAGGACGGGGCTGAGTGCTACTACTGGAGAGatttataagcagaaggaaattcagtcagagagagacagagacagacagagagagagacagagacactcacagagggagcagccggAAGCTGAAATGCGATGGAAGCCGGGAGAGAAGGGGCCAGGGGAGGCCGCCACGTGCCTTGCCGTGTGGGAGAGGAGCCCAGGGCCAAGGGTTGCCGGCAGCTGACCCCAGACCCAtatttgggagaaagcatcaccttggtgatgccctgatttggaaattgccagcctcaaaaccatgaactaataGTTTCCTGTTGTTAACCTGaccatttcctggtatttgctggagcagcccgGGAAACTAAAACCCCGGTCCAGGGTCAGGTACTCAGTCAGTGAATGAACATTGAAACCCGAGTGGCAATGGCCTCTGGCCCCTCCAAACTCCCAGAAGATGGAAGTTATTCTTCCAGTTCCTCCCAGTTATCAGCTGGACCTCACTAAATGTCAGTGTCCGTAGTGGATTCTCCTAAAATACGTGCAGCCTGCCTTAGACGGGAAAGTCACACACGTCAGCTCCACAATTTCTCCTTACCACAGTTTGTGTACCCCACCACGGAGATCATGGGAAATTCTCGCTTCCTGCGCTGCCTTCTGAGGAGAtgtcttttcttcttcagtttctcGAGGGccttcttaattttcatttccttttcttttaagagGCGTTGTTGTACTTGCATGAAAGACTCTCCTAGAAGCAGCCAAGATGCCCGTGAGAAAGTCACAGAGATGCCGTGGGAGCCTCAGCCACTGCGCAGCCCTCAGGCCTCTGCACATCCGGGGGTCTCCCGCTAGAATCCCgttttccccctttctgcaccgTCCTCAGGCCTGTGCACATCCGGGGGCTGCCGCTAGAATCCCGTTTTCCCCCTTTCTGCGCCATCCTCAGGCCTGTGCACATCCGGGGGCTGCTGCTAGAGTCCCCCATTCTGTGCTCCGGTGACGACAACCACAGACACCCAGGCACGGCCCCGGCTTACCTGAGCCCATGATGTAGCGCGAGCCCCCTCCGCGGTGCAGCTGAGGGACGCCGTGTCTCAGGTTCGACCTGTGTGGACACGGGAGTGGCTGGTCAGCTGCGGGCACACCCCTTCCTGCAGGAATGCAGCGTGAGCCACAGCTTCCAACGCGCAGGTGAGGACATGCTTTTCCGTGGTGGCTGTGGGGGCCTCAGCGACCCTGTGACCTTACACTTGTTGGGTGCTCACTTTCGAGGGCAGGGGGAGCGGGGTGGAGGGGGCGTTCCGAGGAGTCCAGGTGTTGGCGTCCCTCCCACCCGGCAGAACGGACACTGAAGGGCTTCTCAGGCAGGTGTTTCCCTTAGGCAGCCCAGGAGGGGTCAGAGGTGTGAAAACAGAAGGGAGGCAGGTGAGAGAGGGGAGGTGACCCAATGACAACCTGTGCAGGGCTGTGGGAGGTCGGGTGACACACCCAACAGAGACCCACTCTTCCCTGAGTGCCTGTGGGTGCGAACTCATTTGTGATAGGACCCGCTAAGGATGGCATTTTTAGTTAACGTGCAGCCGGCTGAACCAGGTAGGTCTTGACCCACGAGCCAGAGGCCCGGGGAGGAGGAAAATCCATGTCAGACGGTGGAGAAGGCCACAGGGCAGGGAGTAAGCAGAGAGGCTGACAAGGAGAGGGGAGCTGTGGACAGAGACAGAGGTGCCCACCACGGAGCCCAGGATTCCACCAGaccagggggagggggctccgTCCAGACCAGGGGGCTCCGTCCAGACCGGGGGAGGGGGCTCCGTCCAGACCAGGGGGCTCCATCCAGACCAGGGGAGGGGGCTCCGTGCAGACCGGGGGGCTCCGCCCACTCTACCTCAGCAGGGGGATCTCGGCCAGTGCCAGCTGCAGTCTCGCCTCTTTGGTTCGGGCGTTGCAGCGGAAAATGTGAAGGACAATTGTGAACCGGTCAAAAACCTCCACACCCCAGGCAGCTTCAAGTTCTTtctgggaaaggaaagaaggcaggCGTGGTCCAGGGTGAAGCTCCAGCCCGTTGCAGGAGGCCTCGGCTGATGGGACGGTGGACGTGGCTCAGGGGGGCTGTCACGTCCTAATCTGTTCATCTAGGGTGGGAACCCCTGACCTGAGCCCTTTGACGTCACCTGACGTACGCAGTGGCTGCAAGTCAGAACGACGGCACAGACGTGGTCCGGCATACCTTTGTCGGCGGGGCCATTCTCTCCACGTTCAGAAAGACGGATGTGATTTCTGGCGACTTTCTGATTCTCTCTAAGGCAAAGAAAAGTGGCACCAGGGTTTACACTTTCCCATACGTCCACCCTGGAAATAATCCCCGCACTGGTGTTTTCATGTGAACTTTTGTTGGCGTGCTTGCACGACACCTGTCGGGCCATGGGTGGGGTTCAGGGAGAGGAGTGGGCTCCAGTTGTGGGCGTGTGAGTGACGGGGTGTGTGGAGAAGCAGGTGATGACAGCTGGATGACCAGCCCCACTGCAGCCAGACACCAGAGGAGGGCGGCAGGGGCTCACTGCACTGGACCCTGAGTGGTGGGTGGTCCAGCAGGGGACAGCGAGACGACACAGGACCCCACACCCAGGGCGGCAGGGAGAGCGGGCGGGGTGCACGAGAGGGCTTGGCTGGGGGCTCAGGGCACAGGCATTCGGGGTGCATGAGGGGGCTTGGCTCCAGGTGCAGGGCACAGGCGGTTTTAAAATGGGCCTCACTTCCACCGTCACCCCACTCGGGCCTCAAGACCGACGATCTCTGATTTCGGAAATCCGCCTACCTGCCAAAATTTACTCATAACCCCAAATCAATGGCAGCACTTTCCCAGTCGTGTGTCTGGGCAAAGGGGCACTGATCTGAGTTGCCCGAGATGCCTGTTCCCAGCTGGGGAAGGCCATGCTCTGCCTGCTAGGGCAGCCCTGGGGCTGTGAAAAGTGTCCTTATAGGAGACAGTTTAGAGCTGCTTCTACATTGCTGTGCTTTCCAAGGGTGACCTCTCTGCTTACAACGCCCCTGGATGAGTGCTGCGGTGGTGACTAGTCCCTAGGCCAAGCTGTCCCTCACGGAGGAAACACACGTGCTGGCTGAGTCTTGCTCAGACCTGTGTTCTGGTGCTGCGGCAGAGTTCCATGAGTCAACCGTGTGAACTGAATCCAGAGTCTGTACTCGGAAACACACCTGAGACATGGTGCTGTGTGGACCGTGTCCCCACCAGGGGCTCACGGCTGCGCCCTGTGCTTCCCTGGGGCAGCTGTCCAGCTTCCCTCCACTAGGGCCCCCGGTGGCTTCCCGGAACACGCTGCCCACAGCGGGACTCGCCTGCACCCGGATCTTAGCATAGACCACCTCGGCCATGTCTTCTGGGACCTCACTCCATGTTTCTCGACACCTGACCAGCTTCCCTGGTTGTGTGGCGGTTCCTCTGTGGCCCAAGCAGCCCCTGCCCGCCCACCCCATCCCGGTGCAGGACTcaggaaaggaggggagagagcACCCTTCCTCCCCGACTCACCCATCAGTTGCTCGAAGGTGCCCCTGCCAAAGACAAACTTGCTGTCAGGCACCTTCGTGGGCAGCACCACCGTGTCCACCACAACCCAGCCGTCCAGCGTGTGCACCAGCGCCATCGCCTCAGCCACCTGCCACTCGGCTGCGGGGAGAGAGGCCACCGTGAGACgctctcccccatcccatccccagaCGGGAGCCCCTTCCGCTCTCGCCGGGTGTGTCTCATGGCCGCACAGTGGGCTGTCAGTCAGGGGGACACAGGCGTGTGCAGAAGTGGAAATGCCCCGAGTCCACGAGCCTCAGGCTGAACCCAGTGTGCCCTGGAGGGCCGTAGTGAAGGCTGCTGGGAGGTGTCTGCACGCTCCAGCTTCCAACAGGGATTGTGTCCGAGTTCCAAGGAGCAGAGCCCCAGGGAGTACCACCGACGAGAAACTGCGGCCTCCAACAAAGGAAGGGCCGGCCCCAGGAGGGTGCGTCCCTGTTTTCTAACCACCCTTCCGTTAAGACGCGTTGGAATCCCTGCATGTGCACAAGGCCGAGCTCCTCACGGACACCGCCGTGGGTGTCTCCCGCTGGGACAGCTTCCAGCCTTTCTCCAAGGGCTGTGAGGCTTTCCACGGAGAGGCCGTGCCAGGCTGCCTCCCCCCAGGCCACACTGGGACCCACTGCAGCCGGCCAGGACACCACGGGCCCGGCTTTCTGACGTTGACTGCCACTCCTCACGCCAGTCGCCCGCTCAGGCACCCTGAACCTGGGAAAACCGCACACAGCCACCCGGCCCTCTTCCAGGACCCCACTTCCTCCTTGGGCTGAGTGAGCCCTGGGATGAGCCCGCCCTGCAGACCTGGGTTTCAGACGTCTGGGCCCAGAACCGGGAGAGAATGGGGTCCCGTTGTTTTCCACCGCCGGTGTGTGGTGATATGATACAGTGAGCACAGGAAACGCAGCCAGTGCCCAGGCTCTACTGGGGCTCCTGCCTTGTCCCCCCACCAGAACTCTGCCCTGCCCCCTCTCTTTCCCTTGCAGCCCCAAGATTTCCCTTCAAGCACCTCATTTCCTGCAGTGTGATCTCTCCCACTTGCAACAACAAAGCACCTCTTTTCAGCCCACACCCCCTGCACCCCTTTCCGCCCCTCTCCTTTAGGGCAGTTTCACAGAGCAGAGGCCTAAGCTCTGCCTCATTCCCCGGCTCCCTGAGTCACGGACTCTACTTCAACAGCACCAAGGTGGCGGCATCTCTGGCTTTGGTCTAAGCACTTGCAAACGACAAGTCCCTCAGTCCTGGAAACCACCCCAACATATTGGtacaaggaagaaactgagacacgGGGGTCCTTCACACGACAGACAAGGCTGGGAAGAGGGGGCCAGGCTGGGTCTGAAGGTGTGTGTTGGGGGTCCCCTCATGCCGTGAGGGGGCCTGTTCCCTGTGGGGGATCCCCACTGTGCCATGGGATTTCTCTGTTCTTTGTGGGGGACCCCCATTTTCTGTGCTCTGGGGTGACCCCATTCTCTGTGCCATGGGGGCGTATCTGTTCTTTGTGGGGGACCCCCATTCTCTGTGCTTGGGGGGATCCCTATTCTCATGCCACAGGGTATCTGGTCCTACCTAGACCCCCAGACCCCATCTTCCCCTAGCCTCGCCGTCAGCTCTGGAGAATCACCACCTGCTTCGCCGTGGTCCCCGCTCCGGCCTGTGCTCCCTGAATATCCAGCCTCACGCGGACACCGGCTGAGGGGCCCACCCCTAGGAACTGCCCAGGGGAGAAGGACTGTACAAGTGCATTCGTCACAGCGTTATTCACAATCATTGCCAAAGCGAGCAGCAACGGACAGACAGAACAAGAGAACATGGTCTGTCCAAGCAATGGAGTCACAGAGCCACGACAGAATGCGGTTCTCATCCACTGAACAGCACACCCGAGcctgaagacacaatgctgagggCAGAACCCAGTCCTGAAAGGCCACGTGCTGTGTGGCTGCATTGACGTGAAACCCAGGTCCGAGGGGGGGGGAAAGCAGACTGGTGGCCACAGGTGCTGGGAGACAGGGAGTGACGGCTGCGGGGACGGGCTTTCCTTCCGGGGCAGTGGAAGTGTTTCAGaactagacagaggtgatggGTGCACAACTCTGTGAGTTCACTAAGCACCACTGACCTGAACGCTTAAAACGGGTGAATTACATCTCGATAACACCACTACCCGACCCCCAAAAATAGGacaagagaaaagacacaaagaatGTCAGGTCACTGCTGTGCTCTGACCcttttctggcctcaaaacctGGAGTGGCCGGGCTCTCACCTCCACCCTCCGTGGACCCCTCAGTCCTCTAGACCCCGGGCCAGCTCCCTGGCCTGCTCCCCGGACACAAGGCAGCACGGCCCCGCCAGCCTGGAAGCAGTCTCGGAAGCAGCCTCCCGCGGTGCTGGCTGCTAGAGGACAGGGGACGGGTCCGCCGTGTCTGCTCTGCCTCCAGCCTTGAAGGGGTCCAGGGAGAGCTGCCGAATGGGGACTGGAGGGAGGCACAGGTGCCTGTGAGGGCCTCTCCCGGCAGCTGAGTGCTGCATGAGGAGCCCTGATGACAGACACCCAGACGGCCTCAGCGGCCCCTCGGTGGGGCGGGCAGCCCATGGGGGAGGATGTGGGACACCCGACAGGGCCTGCCCCACTGAGGACACTGCACAAGGCCTGGCTCCCTTCCACTTTGAACATCTGGCTGTAAAGACAGGGCGGATCCCCAAGGCCTAGGGCTGGAGGAGTGAACCCCAAACCCGGAGGCTCCCAGGGCCTCGGCTCTGTGGAGGGAGGCAGCAGGCCCAGGGAGGGGATCTGCTCCTCGGCTCTGCGAGAATTTAACCTTTCAGACACGCTCGCAGTCAGAGGAAAACACCGATCAGCGGCAGGGGCTCGCAACGAACAAATCAACCTTTTCGAGTATGGCGCACAGAGGCTTGGTCATCTCCACTTCCTCGCTAGGGACGGGGGAACTGAGCCTCCCTCCCTCGGCCGCATCCCTCCCTCCGCCCCATCCCCTCCTGCTTTTTGGAACCCCGCATTCCCCACCCAGACCCTCGGCAGGTGAGGCCCGGAGGCCCGGCCCCATCACCCGGGCCACGCCCACCCGGAGGCCCCGCCCCTCGCAGCCCCGCTCCATCCCACAggcccccgccccaccccgcaGGCCCCGCCCCGGTCACCTCTGGTGAGCTGCGGGCTCCTGGCGCCCCACTTGACCTCCGGGTGGACCACGCACACGCGCTGGGCGCCCCCGGGCAGCAGAGGCTCCGTCAGCAGcagctcctcctcttcctcctcctcctcatcctgcTCCGCATCACTTTGCTCCTCCTCGGTCTCCTCCTCTCCCGCGCGCACCCTCCTGCCCTCCGCCCGAGGACCCCGCGCCCCGCCCGCCGCCCCCTCCAGGCCCGGGCCCCTGGGGCCGAAGGCGACGAGCGCGCGCGCGGAGCAGGGCGGCGGCGGCCGGGGTCCCGGCGGGCGGCGGCCGCAGGGCGCTCGAGAAGGCCGGAGCCCCAAGCGGACGGCGGCCCGGAGGGTCCACATCGCTCCGCGCGCGTGACGcgagagggaggaggaagggggcgGGGCCTCAGCGGGCTCCCATTGGCCGCCCGGAGTCAGGTGGGGACCGCCCGCCGCTGCCTGATTGGTCCGCGCGGTAGCGGGTCGCGGAGGCGGAGCCCGGGGATGGTGCTGTGGGGGCGGGGACGTGGCCGCGCTGCTCGCCTGGAGCCCGCGATGTGGGGTCCGCTCGGGTCTCGGGCGTCCGAATCGGTCCTGCGGTCCCAGCCCGCCCTGGGGGTGCCGACCCGGCCCTGGGGCCCCTGTTCAGctgtggggtctgggtggggtcAGGTGCAGGCGTGGGTGGGGTGGGCTGAGTGCGGTCAGGTGCGGGGTCTGGGTGGGatcaggtgggggtggggggctgagtgGGGTCAGGTGCGTGGTGGGGGGGGGAGCTGAGTGGGGTCAGGTGCAGGGTGGAAGGGAGCTGAGTGAAGTCAGGTGCAGGAGTGGGTGCGGTGGGCTGAGTGGGGTCAGGTGCGGGGGGGGGAGGTCGGGAGCCGGGATGGGGGGGATGCGTGGAGGCTGAGTGGGGTCAGGTGCGGGGGGAGGGGGAGCTGGGTTCTCTGGTCCGAGAGAGCTGCGGTCTTAGGCGGCAGGAGGCTCAGGTGCTGCCTGGTGCCTGGGATAAATTCATCTTCCCTTTTAATTGTGTGAAAGGAGAAAGGGACCAGGTTAAGCCCAGCGTTTTCTCTGACTATTCTAGACCACCTCCCATTCTTTCCCGGTGGGTGCACCGCTTCCTTCAGACCAAGCCCTACCTTTGAGGGCCTGATGGGTTTGCTTTCCCGGGGTGGTTTATGTATTGGGTCGGTTTACGGTGGAGGACGGGGAGGTGGGCGGCTTGCAGTGAAACGCGGCCCCAGTGGTGCTGGTGCACACCCACCTGCTCTTTGAGGGGGGTCTGCAGGCTGATGGACCCCGGTTTGGGCTCTTGGCGGGGTCTCCTCATCTGAGAGGTTTGGTGAGAACGGGAAGAGCCTCCTTAGGAAACGGGCGCAGGCTGGGACCCCTGGCCCAGCTTTGCCAGCTTGAGGGGCTGCGCAGGGCGACCCCCTGGATGAGGACCCGCAGCGACTCGTCCCGAGTTTGCCCCACCCTCTTTGTTTCACGACCCGAGAGCTGTGCCGAGAGCTGGGCCGGCCTGTTCCATTGGGGCTGATGCCGGCTGCCTCCTGCAGGGCTGGAGAAACGCAAGCAGCCCGAGGGGCTGACTTCATTATGGGGAAAGGCCTCGCCGCCACGTGGACGGCTCAGGGGCCGTGTGAGGCCGGGCTTGGCGCGCCCGTGGAGAAAGGCTCTCGGGCTGTAGACGCCTCGGGAACCGGGGGGCGGGAATCAGGCCCGGAGCTGCGCCCACCTGCGTGCGGTGCCAGCAGGTGCCTCCACTGAGCCCTGCCCCCGTGCAGCCACCTGCCACCTGCCGGAGCAGCTTATTTTGGGGATAGAAACGGTCGCGAACGGAGCCTCGGCTGTGTCCTCGCTGGA
Proteins encoded:
- the LOC119505304 gene encoding putative GTP-binding protein 6 codes for the protein MWTLRAAVRLGLRPSRAPCGRRPPGPRPPPPCSARALVAFGPRGPGLEGAAGGARGPRAEGRRVRAGEEETEEEQSDAEQDEEEEEEEELLLTEPLLPGGAQRVCVVHPEVKWGARSPQLTRAEWQVAEAMALVHTLDGWVVVDTVVLPTKVPDSKFVFGRGTFEQLMERIRKSPEITSVFLNVERMAPPTKKELEAAWGVEVFDRFTIVLHIFRCNARTKEARLQLALAEIPLLRSNLRHGVPQLHRGGGSRYIMGSGESFMQVQQRLLKEKEMKIKKALEKLKKKRHLLRRQRRKREFPMISVVGYTNCGKTTLIKALTGDAAMQPRDQLFATLDVTAHGGSLPSRLSVLYMDTIGFLSQLPHSLIGSFSATLEDVACSDLIIHVRDVSHPETELQKASVLSTLHSLRLPAPLLDSIIEVHNKVDLVPGYSPPEPKVLAVSALLGHGLEQLKAELEDAVLRVTGRQVLTLRVRLAGAQLSWLYQEATVQDVAVVPEDGTAHVKVIISNAAFGRFRKLFPG